A segment of the Crassostrea angulata isolate pt1a10 chromosome 10, ASM2561291v2, whole genome shotgun sequence genome:
CGTCTCCACTCCAAGGTTTTCTTCTTCATCCCACGCTGGCAGCGACGTCACACACCCCGTACGATTTACTTCCGTTCTTAGTCAAACATTGCCACCCTTAACTGTCTTGTCCAAACAAACGTCAGTGAAGGCTCCATCATTTAATCAGAAATCTACCATTCTTCTTCTGTCATCTCATCACTTCACAGACAACTCACAGTTAATATCCTCTCAGCCAtattcaaaatctgttctttcAAATCGCCAATCAACGACGAATCCACCTTCATCTCAGTTGTCCACAATGTATTCACTTCTGAATCATCAATCCAAAACATATTTAACATTCACTCAAAAATCTACCCCTTCAAACCACAACTCAGCAAATTTATCATCTAATAAACCCGGTCAAAGCACACAATTGACAACACAATCATCAACTGATCATCTGACCACATCACTACCTCCTAAACTATCCACTCTCCAAAATAATATTCCATTATCTTATCAGCACCCCAATCGAGCCACGTTTCCTGGTCAAGGGATAATTTCCACAAATATTTCCACTTATTTTTCTTACACTCGTGGTGGGTCTTCGACTCCACATAATACGGTTTCCATAACAGCACCTTTGGCCTTGACCTTGCAGAATATAGAAACAGCATTTGTAACCAGAAGCACGGTACCGGGCCATTCCGTCGATGTTTCTACCAGTGAACCAACATCAGGTGAGACCAAACATTATCGCGATTGGTAAATTTGTTGTTGCACGTCCCGGCAAGACTCTTTTTCTCGTTTATGAGATGTAaccagatacatgtaaatacacaaATGCCACTGAGCACCGAGTTCTTTGCCAATAGTACCATGCTGTTTCGCCTACCTTAACCGTTGTTTTTTAAAACGTCTTATTAGAAAAAGAATACCAGCTATGATTTATGACAAAAAATCACATGAAACACTGATATTCAATGACGTTATATTACAGAGAAGAACACCGAGGAGTATCTGATAGCGGGGATTGTCTCGGGAGTTGTCCTGATTTTAATGATGACGATAATCTTGTAAGCATACAACAATGGACCAAtagtttttttgaaaatattttttgacattCATAATTTCAGTGTCATACGTTGACATTTTGTTGTCCAACTATCTGtcaaaagaagtttttaaaaataattttgaataatattgCAGTGTGGTGTACAAGTTCAAGGTCACGGTTAGTGACGGAGAAAGCAGCCTGTATAGTACAGACTACAGCCAACCGCTGCCGTGGAGGAAAAACTGGGTCATAACCAAATCATTCAGCGAAATAGAGGCTGAAAGAGCAAAGCCAGACATACAGCTCAAACCGAGCTTACCCTACCGACCCTCTTTGAAGCAGCACCCCGTTGTTTCTCGGCAGAGTACCGCGTCTACCAGTATTGATGAAGACAATGATGGCGTCTATGACAATATTGTTGCCGTTTCAACCCACGAGATTTTCCCCGCAATGGAGGCGCCAAATTTTAAACGACCCGATAGATATTCTGACGGTAGTGAGTTCTGGGACTTTGAAAACCTCAGTAATAACTTAAAGATGCAGCAATTACACACAAATAAGGAATAAAAAGggaaacggggggggggggggtccttggaaatttgtttctatttcatatttctttattcatatatacatgtatgtagaaatGTTAAACCCCCAAAAAGTCTGCAAATTTTGATGGGCCAATATACATTGATATAGTGCACGTCACATCTACAGTGTTCAAACGttcagaaaaattatttttctaaaactatATCTTTCCTTCTGCAGTCTTAGAATAATAAtctacagaaaaataaaaaatacacttcTCTAATTCAAATGAAAAAGGTTGCAATAGGTTAAGAGAAATACATGCATTCCCTCGTTTTACCCGTGTGTGTatggggggggggctttttttttctttttgtgatgaattgtgtattttaaatttttgaatatttcttttgCAATATTCGCAACCGACAAAAAGCCGTAACAACAGCAAtaattaacattgaaaatgattATTTTGAGTAAACGTTAGATTTTAACACCTTTCACACTAAAATCTGTATGCATGTATCTGACTTAGCATCTACTAAGGGGAGACATCTTTCAGGGAAAAAAAGCCACCTGTTTATCGACAACTGTTCTAGTTACAAAATCAAGTTGAAAATTCATTCTCTAGTGATTGAATGTAGAAAGTGTCATTGTCTATATTGATATATTATGGTATAATTTCACTATGTAAGATTtaaagttagaaaattaaagatAGAAGTCTATCTGCATCACTAGATGACTAATCTCTGACTGTTCGCATAATACCTTATTCCGAACCCTAGTATCCAACGTAAACACAAACGTTAATAACCTCTTATCAAATctgttttgtttggttttgcACATAAAGCCTTGTTCATTGATGAAACATTTTGTTGTATCGTTCTCTTATTGTTTGTTACATtgtgtattattatactttcatgttaaatactgaaatctgattggtttagacgcagttgataatccgttctattaccctctgcgttagcaacacacttagcaacgggtaacacaacgaattgttacatgtgcgtaaattatgcgcgtacggttcgccgtagattTCACgtcattttgatataaaagcagtaaaaatattttctaaaattaagagattcagtataataaaataaatattgcctgtttgggaggataacagttgaaattgacacccctcgaaaaccattgtcaacctccgcttcgcgtcggttgacaatggtttcctcggggtgtcgatttcaactgttaccctcccaaacaggcactatttatatattaacacATACAAGTGGTAGGCTCGTAGAAGAAGTCTTAATACAGTTTGATTGTTGTACAGGCACACAAATATAAGATGAGATCAagggtttggggggggggtattaaacCGAAAAATGTTGCAATTCTAATTGATGCTTTAAATATGTTTACTTGGAAGTCGATGATATTGGATACAAACTCGGTCAATTAACATAGGAAAGCTGTTGTTATTGGAATTGGCtgctaaatacatgtaaatcgtGAATATTATAGGCTTTGTTTTTCAAggcagtttttttttagaaaatcaaATTGAGTAAAAAAGCAAGTTTTGTATAGAAAGTACACAAAAGAATTCCAATGAAAGGCGGTGCATTGTAAAATGATTGTTGACGTTGCATTTTAAATTATGTAACATGCTAAAAAGGCAGGGTATATGATCCTTGTTGCTAATCGCAGTTACGATCTTTCTTTGAAACACAAGTAACCAGATATACTAAAAATGCTTgtgccagagagagagagagagagagagagagagagagagagagagagagagagagagagagagagagagaatgtgcaTGGACACATAAATTAAGTACAACTTTGGAAAACTCATGAAAACGAAAGTAATGTGTTGATTAGTGTAAAGTAATCactaactttttataataatcatatattatataatatagtgCGGACCGAAAGGTGTGCATAATATGGCATTTAGAAATAGTAAAAATGACATATAGTGTCAGTCATTTCTTATAGGGGCGAGTTCTTGAGAAAACGACAAAACCGTTTACCGTATTTAGCTTCTTCGCATAAATTATAGCCGAAAGtgcacatgtaatttataacatgtagacattttattgtttacaagatCTTGAAAGATTTCTCATACAAAGGAATGTGAAATGCGTATCTAGTGCAATTACTACATGATCAATTAGTTTTGTTGACTTTCAAAACAAGCCAAGACTGACACCAGTAGCAGAATGGTTGCACCCCACGCACGTAAGAACGCACTACGCAAGGTCTCAAGTCACGCGCGTCAATGCAGTCTGGCagcaaaaatgaacaaaaaaatccaaaatgatTGTACGATGTGTCATGTGTTATTCTAAAACAATAATCAGAAAGTGAAAGTACTGTCTTTATTGAGATttaaaattaactaaataaataatgagagagagagagagagagagagagagagagagagagggggggggtaACACGACTAGAAAGCGTGATTCTGATTTTTTCACCGATTTTCCTTCTTGCACACTGTTTGATTACTTTTGACGCACCGAGCCATGAAACAATGTAGGGGTTCTGACTGGAGACGGTTGTTTTCGTTGTTTGTCATGCCTCCCCCACACACACCCGGAGATATTGCCTGATTTGGCAGTCCCTCTGATTTTATTTCTGCTACCAAACAAACGGTCGACCGATAATTTATTCATTGGGAGAACAAAAATCCACCGACGCAATTATGGTAACACCCTTTATATTTGAAAAGATGAATACTACCCATTACCAATTTGAGAATAAAAACTGTTTAAGTTTCTTATTATCTATCGAACGATTACATAAACGCTATCCTATAAGAAATGAGAAGTGCAAATGCgtgtttacatatttttgcaAAGAATAATTTGACAGCAGGAAATATTTCGGATCCGTGTCAATATTGAAGTGCAAACATTTCTATGgattcataattatgtttatgaaATACACACTATATATAGGTCCATATTTTATGTTAACTCAGGAATACGTTTACATAACAGAATCAATTGTAGATACACATAGAAAATTTCATCATCTGATGTACTACgatctttcaaaattttatgtatacttttattcttaaaaaagattttttatatatattttccatgGATATActttcaatttgatttctttctatcctttttaaatttcaatttatgtTGCGCttggtttcttttttatattcaaaatattattaggAAGATAAATGGGTCCTGCGCAAAACGTATCAATGTGTAAGTTTTTACTGTAACATTATCATGATAATGTTACAGTAAAAACTTATCAATAGCCCTTTATCTACTCACACAGCTCCCTAGAAATCAATATGCTTATCTCTGATTAGCTACGCtttgaattataattttctttaaaacaatacgtttataatttttgtacgctTCTGCGTGCTAAAATCTCGCAATGATGATGATTTGTGTGACCGCGTAGTTTTTACGGTGCTAGGGAATTcttctggatctgcatcggtcgtgtgcagtacgaacggggtgggggaatgttggcgtaaagggtATAAGGGtgaggcgcgctgtgggccgtaaggtaaaaacgaaggggggtaggtttgccgtattcccgaaggtccaccagtatacagttccagagaaataaaccaagtgatgaaggattccgtatttattggacgagattcaacgatggcaacattataacattttaacagacagacattttacgaacaagtcggatatggccagtagtggcctccggactcaagactctgtgtgagtcggacgtggccgaggctggccgccgtattccagactgccgattgacaattgtacataattatttataagaatctgaacaatgagtataaattgacaggtgatgacataagtaagctgagtgaaaggttcacatatataaaataattaaataaactcaatgagtctttgatgtccaagacatgaaaaactgataattgcacaatgttgttttaagagattaacatgCCTTGAGACATGGCACTccgtctctttgaaatcacatatagagtccgaaaagtgtcaatcactaaataaataagtaactttgtaagaaataaactgtgagaaaatattacgaaacagatgttgaattttaaaagaaaagtccaaaataaagttataattaaacagtgaattttgcacggtgataTTTGTATGGGGTGTTGTCCAACCGCATCCATTGTTTACgattacatattacatgtactatcaaattttttatatgtttatgtCGCATCTAAAAGTGAATGTCcgtgtaaaaaaaagaagataaactGCCTGATCATATAACACAAAGAAATGAGTCGACTTTTACGATTCAAGATGTATGAAACCATTGTATAATACTAGAGTAAATCAGGGTAAACACTGATCGATCTCCATTCATATATTGACTCAGGCTGTGGAGAAATTTTTCAAATCCCTACACATCTTTCTTCATTCAGAATTAAACAGCATTTCTCAATCAGTCAATTTTACTAACGAATCACAGTAATGTTATTTATAGacagaataatttttatttataaacacttttaaaataaattacgtgtacattataaccTCAGGGCGTGTATTTTCATAAACATCAAGATGTACGTATCAGACCATTATACTACATATAGGAGTCACCTTGAGTCAATAAACTGAAAGTTTCCTAAATTCTCTACGACTAATAACCCATGACATTTAAGGCGGCATGGGACACCTTTTATTTGAGTGTGCATAaacttcattattattttttcttaaatatgtatacatgtataaatgtggTTTAACAACATCGCGCAATATTAACAAGTCATGAGTTTGACacccatgcgcggatctagagggaaAGGGGAGGGGTTGTCAGGAGGGTTCAGACCCCCTcccctgaaaaattcaaatttctttaaattagattaaaaatttaccaaaaatatgccttggaCAACTCAAATAAcctttgaacccccccccccctcctctcCTGGAAAAATGTTCTGGATCCCTGCATGATTGAGATTTACACATttacaggatttttttttttttgaaatgcatattaaaatcgattataaaaaattaaaaaaagatcagGTTTTGAATACTTGTATGCGCACCGGACAACCGCTGGCGTGAGTTCGTCACCTACGATCTCTAGATCTTTTGTCAAAACACTTGATGTGCACCTTGTCGGTATATAATACTTATAAATACGATTGGGTATTGACTATAATGTGCATGACTGACAGAAAGCATAATGGGAGAAAAAGTGAGCAAGCTTAGAACCTACCCCCCGCTTCCCAATCGACAAAGCTTCATGTGGACATAATTCAATAAAGGGGCATAACTCGCAAAAAATCATCATaacaaaattctaaatttacATAGGTCGAAGTTCCTGATAAATAATGGGATCGTAATTACCTGATAATATGAACCGAGTTACACTTACAAACAATCATTATAATCAATCTATGGCCAAAATTCTTTGTTCAAATATTCCCCAAACAGTAATGGAATGGGGATTTCCTGGTAATAAGCGCATCTACAGATTGTGAtctaaatgcttaaaaaaaatttcagaatttctgTGTAGCCGTTTCAAAGGAGTTAAACTAACACCCCCCCTCCCAGCCCCCCAAAACCTATTTATAGATTCAAAACTACAGTAATATTTCAggattaattttatatcatagaGAAAAGTACATGAGATATTTATATAAGTGTATCTATTTTGGAGAAGAATAAAAGATACAATTGATTCCTTCAATTAAAAGTCACAAAATGAAAGTCCCAATATTCTACAGTTCCTTAGTTTAGTCAGTGAGAAATTTACAATGTAGTCTTGCTAACCAAAGTGCATGGAGGAATAAAGAAGCCAGATAAAATCACCTACatacttatgtacatgtataatacaatcACTGAAACCCTATTTTCCAGTGAACTCCTTAATATCCCATTTTTCTATCACAACATacaataaattttgaataagaaaAGGTGCTGGAAGATGATGTGAGgaaaaatttgacaaatgacaaaggaaaaaaatgtaaattaacccTTTGCAATTATAAGATGCATGCCATCCTGCAAATTAGGCCAGGAAATGTAAGCTATCTATTCAAAGATAAGTCTTCTATCATATCAAATTTGACAATCCTTGCAGTTTCcgagaatttctttttttgagTTGATGAACGATAAAAGTGATTGAATAGTggcatttaaaaatgaaaaaaaaaaccaccaagaACCTGTTTGTGGTCAGATTACTGAATTACCAGGGGTATGTAGAGATTGCATATTCTGCATGATAGAAGTGTCACCATAAATATGATACAGACCAAAATGGccttattttaacaaacacaaAGCCGAATATCAACCACCAGACTTTAATGattgaattaaatatatttaccaaactgtgtcatgttttcaaaaaaaagaagcactaaacagtatttaaaaaaagaatgactATTGTAAACGATTTATCACGAATCCCGCACACTCGCTCACTTTCTTGGGTTCGACTCGGGTCTGCATTGGAATAATAAGATTCTGCAGCTCCAGGGACTTAGCAAGCTCCCTGGTGCTCTTGTCATTACAAATCAGTGTCCCTAAACAAACAAGTAATCGGAATTCAGCCTCTGGGTCCAGCGGGTTTTCCATCACGCTAGCGACGGCCAGCAGACACTGGGAGTAGCCCGCCTCTTCGTCGACCATGTCCTGTAAACACACTGAGTAGTTCAGTAGCAGGGTGGCCAGGGCGACCTGTACGTTTTTATTGGGGGTCAGTCGACAGTTCAGGGCCTCAGTTATCACAGTCTCCCGCTCGGCCAGTAACAGCCGCTGCCCACTCGCGTGTTTGAAACAGTTGGCCAGGATCCTGAGGGCGAGGAGCTGGGTGGGGACGGGAGAGCTTGGGGCCAGGAACAGAACCTGTCGCTCTAGGAAACCCGGCTGACTACAGACGTGGTCGCACACCTTCTGGTTCCTGATGGCTACGCGTAGGACATCCAGGCCCGGGAAAATAAACTCTGAAGAAAATCAAACAGTCGCATGAGAAATTGATCACACTATGAACATCagtttaaaattacatttatcCTTTCTATATTCTTTAAGAAGACATTTCAAGACATATCTGATTACAAGTGTATTTATCCTTCTTTTATTCTTTAAGAAGAAACTTCAAAACATATTTGAATACCGGTTTTGCAGATTTTTATTTGATGccaaaatatattattgaatGCATACTAGTGACTTTTTTTCTGatattcatattcaaaatacattgGCATGGTTTTAGCAAGGGAGCAAAGAGACTACCAAGCACTTATAACACTATACAATGTCTCTTTAAATCTTTGTGAAACATTTTTCTAAGTTTCTTTTTGCCCCATTTGAAGTTAATCTCTGGAAAGAATGCCATATGATTGCAAAACAGAAGATGAGTGCTATTCAATTTGCAAACAAGCAGGTAATTGTCACATTTCTG
Coding sequences within it:
- the LOC128167161 gene encoding uncharacterized protein LOC128167161 isoform X1; protein product: MACSVMLCLSFLFFSFISKAYGSNGCPKSKSLVIRGSSQIVTWETTWTDYQSKVCKWRLNFQTPEVVNFSLRLQKLAISSHDAFVYSGLGIVRKRFEDKVQVRVCGNGNQTELHMSAIGKELQFMGAALCFVIPHGDYNFGQDIFTTHFINMTISLRKQHYVDRTASTTGSSRKVSNRSPPITPTSTSHKTRPSVIKVASLAVSTPRFSSSSHAGSDVTHPVRFTSVLSQTLPPLTVLSKQTSVKAPSFNQKSTILLLSSHHFTDNSQLISSQPYSKSVLSNRQSTTNPPSSQLSTMYSLLNHQSKTYLTFTQKSTPSNHNSANLSSNKPGQSTQLTTQSSTDHLTTSLPPKLSTLQNNIPLSYQHPNRATFPGQGIISTNISTYFSYTRGGSSTPHNTVSITAPLALTLQNIETAFVTRSTVPGHSVDVSTSEPTSEKNTEEYLIAGIVSGVVLILMMTIIFVVYKFKVTVSDGESSLYSTDYSQPLPWRKNWVITKSFSEIEAERAKPDIQLKPSLPYRPSLKQHPVVSRQSTASTSIDEDNDGVYDNIVAVSTHEIFPAMEAPNFKRPDRYSDGSEFWDFENLSNNLKMQQLHTNKE
- the LOC128167161 gene encoding uncharacterized protein LOC128167161 isoform X2, giving the protein MACSVMLCLSFLFFSFISKAYGSNGCPKSKSLVIRGSSQIVTWETTWTDYQSKVCKWRLNFQTPEVVNFSLRLQKLAISSHDAFVYSGLGIVRKRFEDKVQVRVCGNGNQTELHMSAIGKELQFMGAALCFVIPHGDYNFGQDIFTTHFINMTISLRKQHYVDRTASTTGSSRKVSNRSPPITPTSTSHKTRPSVIKVASLAVSTPRFSSSSHAGSDVTHPNIETAFVTRSTVPGHSVDVSTSEPTSEKNTEEYLIAGIVSGVVLILMMTIIFVVYKFKVTVSDGESSLYSTDYSQPLPWRKNWVITKSFSEIEAERAKPDIQLKPSLPYRPSLKQHPVVSRQSTASTSIDEDNDGVYDNIVAVSTHEIFPAMEAPNFKRPDRYSDGSEFWDFENLSNNLKMQQLHTNKE